From a region of the Streptomyces caniferus genome:
- a CDS encoding acyltransferase family protein, whose product MDIAFLAPLREAAHKTVRTIEDRTPADRDRALDGLRALALLGVPLGHWLVGGFTRDADGALHNTSPLTALGALAPASWVLQMLGIFFLVGGHASVLSLRRATERGEPAGRWLRGRIARLGRPVLGVTAVWAMLLPVLYGLGVPEATLRTGATLVIQPLWFVGVYAAVTALTPYCVRAARRWGAWTAAPLAASVATVDFLRYGPFADVMPSWLSLLNLLPGWLFAYQLGVAWGERRLGGRAARTLLLGGVALFAALLLFFHYPASMVGVPGQGRTNSHPPSLLVLALAAAQSGAAVLLRDRLARLLRRPALWAPVTVVNLSAMTVLCWHQTAMLSAAVPASFLGEVPGLTAHPDTLGWLLVRLAWLPVFAAALVLIGRTTRRFEEPWTGVTRAHRTAAALLAAGFAVFALRLA is encoded by the coding sequence ATGGACATCGCCTTCCTCGCGCCTCTCAGAGAAGCCGCCCACAAGACGGTCCGCACCATCGAGGACCGCACGCCCGCGGACCGCGACCGCGCCCTCGACGGGCTGCGCGCGCTGGCGCTGCTCGGGGTGCCCCTCGGCCACTGGCTGGTCGGGGGCTTCACCCGCGACGCCGACGGCGCACTGCACAACACCAGCCCGCTGACCGCCTTGGGCGCGCTGGCGCCCGCCAGTTGGGTGCTGCAGATGCTCGGCATCTTCTTCCTGGTCGGCGGCCATGCGTCGGTGCTGTCCCTGCGGCGCGCCACCGAGCGGGGCGAGCCCGCCGGGCGCTGGCTGCGCGGCCGGATCGCCCGGCTGGGCCGCCCGGTGCTCGGTGTGACGGCCGTGTGGGCGATGCTGCTCCCCGTCCTGTACGGCCTGGGAGTGCCGGAGGCGACGCTGCGGACCGGGGCGACGCTGGTGATCCAGCCGCTGTGGTTCGTCGGCGTGTATGCGGCGGTCACCGCGCTGACGCCGTACTGCGTGCGGGCCGCCCGGCGGTGGGGCGCCTGGACCGCGGCGCCGCTGGCGGCTTCCGTGGCGACGGTGGACTTCCTGCGCTACGGGCCGTTCGCCGACGTCATGCCGTCGTGGCTCAGCCTGCTCAACCTCCTGCCCGGCTGGCTGTTCGCCTATCAGCTCGGGGTGGCCTGGGGCGAGCGGCGGCTCGGCGGGCGCGCCGCCCGGACGCTGCTGCTCGGGGGCGTCGCGCTGTTCGCCGCACTGCTGCTGTTCTTCCACTACCCGGCGAGCATGGTCGGCGTCCCCGGCCAGGGCCGTACGAACTCCCACCCGCCGTCGCTGCTGGTCCTGGCGCTGGCCGCGGCCCAGTCCGGCGCCGCCGTCCTGCTCCGCGACCGGCTCGCCCGGCTGCTGCGCCGGCCCGCCCTGTGGGCCCCGGTCACCGTCGTCAACCTCTCGGCCATGACGGTCCTGTGCTGGCACCAGACGGCGATGCTCTCGGCGGCCGTGCCCGCGTCCTTCCTGGGCGAGGTACCCGGGCTGACCGCGCACCCCGACACCCTCGGCTGGCTCCTCGTCCGGCTCGCCTGGCTGCCGGTGTTCGCCGCGGCACTGGTCCTCATCGGCCGCACCACCCGCCGCTTCGAGGAGCCCTGGACCGGTGTCACCCGGGCCCACCGGACCGCCGCGGCACTCCTGGCCGCCGGGTTCGCCGTCTTCGCACTGCGGCTGGCCTGA
- a CDS encoding aldo/keto reductase — MGSNKIETVELGTGGPRVGVQGLGCMGMSFAYGPTDADEARATLERALELGVTLFDTADMYGVGENEKFIAPFIQAHRDELVVATKFAIAPDPDHPYDPSKRVIRNDRPYIRQAVEGSLQRLGVEQIDLYYMHRRDVNVPVEESVGAMAELVAEGKVKHLGLSEVTGSELRAAQAVHPIAALQSEWSLFSRDIEDGVVQAAAELGVGVVPYSPLGRGFLTGAFVSADKELTSDDFRRTQPRFTGDNAAANAALLEPVRKVADAHDATPGQIALAWVQHRATVHGVAVVPIPGTRKRSRVEENSGATRIRLTEQDLALLEPIAGQVAGARYADMTHTSAGRE, encoded by the coding sequence ATGGGTAGCAACAAGATCGAGACGGTCGAGCTGGGCACCGGCGGACCGCGGGTCGGGGTGCAGGGCCTCGGCTGCATGGGCATGAGCTTCGCCTACGGCCCGACGGACGCCGACGAGGCGCGGGCCACGCTGGAGCGGGCCCTGGAGCTGGGCGTGACGCTCTTCGACACGGCCGACATGTACGGCGTGGGGGAGAACGAGAAGTTCATCGCCCCGTTCATCCAGGCGCACCGCGACGAGCTCGTGGTGGCCACCAAGTTCGCGATCGCCCCCGACCCGGACCACCCGTACGACCCGTCCAAGCGCGTCATCCGCAACGACCGGCCGTACATCCGCCAGGCCGTCGAGGGCAGCCTGCAGCGCCTGGGCGTCGAGCAGATCGACCTGTACTACATGCACCGGCGCGACGTGAACGTCCCGGTCGAGGAGTCGGTCGGCGCCATGGCCGAGCTGGTGGCCGAGGGCAAGGTCAAGCACCTGGGGCTGAGCGAGGTGACCGGGTCCGAGCTGCGCGCGGCGCAGGCCGTGCACCCGATCGCGGCCCTGCAGTCCGAGTGGTCGCTGTTCAGCCGGGACATCGAGGACGGCGTGGTGCAGGCCGCGGCCGAGCTCGGCGTCGGCGTGGTCCCGTACTCGCCGCTCGGCCGGGGCTTTCTGACCGGTGCGTTCGTGAGCGCCGACAAGGAGCTGACCTCGGACGACTTCCGGCGTACGCAGCCCCGCTTCACCGGCGACAACGCCGCCGCCAACGCCGCGCTGCTGGAGCCCGTCCGCAAGGTCGCCGACGCCCATGACGCGACGCCCGGCCAGATCGCGCTGGCCTGGGTGCAGCACCGGGCCACGGTCCACGGCGTCGCCGTCGTGCCGATCCCCGGCACCCGTAAGCGCAGCCGCGTCGAGGAGAACAGCGGGGCCACCCGGATCCGGCTGACCGAGCAGGACCTGGCGCTGCTGGAGCCGATCGCCGGGCAGGTCGCGGGGGCGCGGTACGCGGACATGACGCACACTTCCGCGGGACGCGAGTAG
- a CDS encoding MerR family transcriptional regulator: MAVTQSAPVTSGAADRRLPARPRDCGLAPPHPRPAGRDQYTIGEVAEHTGLSAHTLRWYERIGLMPHVDRTHTGQRRFTNRDLDWLSLVARLRLTGMPVADMVRYAELVRAGERTFAEREELLTAHREDVRQRIAELQSTLDVLDYKIDIYADARRASERF, translated from the coding sequence ATGGCGGTAACGCAGAGCGCACCGGTCACGAGCGGGGCCGCGGACCGGAGGCTGCCGGCGAGGCCGCGCGACTGCGGCCTCGCACCCCCGCACCCGCGGCCCGCCGGCCGGGACCAGTACACGATCGGCGAGGTGGCGGAGCACACCGGGCTCAGCGCACACACCCTGCGCTGGTACGAGCGCATCGGCCTGATGCCGCACGTGGACCGCACCCACACCGGCCAGCGGCGCTTCACCAACCGCGATCTGGACTGGCTGAGCCTGGTGGCCAGGCTGCGGCTGACCGGCATGCCGGTCGCGGACATGGTCCGCTACGCCGAGCTGGTGCGGGCGGGGGAGCGCACCTTCGCCGAGCGCGAGGAGCTGCTGACCGCGCATCGCGAGGACGTACGGCAGCGGATCGCCGAGCTGCAGAGCACGCTGGACGTACTCGACTACAAGATCGACATCTATGCCGACGCCCGACGGGCGTCCGAGAGGTTCTGA
- a CDS encoding serine hydrolase domain-containing protein has product MQSLRMIENWPVPTAAAAVVRADGSVAGSYGPQEHRFPLASVTKPLAAYAALLAVEEGAVELDEPAGPEGSTVRHLLAHTSGLAFDEQRTMAEPGTRRLYSNTGFEALGDHLAQATDIPFAQYLHEAVLAPLGMTATDLPGSPAKDGVSTVADLVRFAAELQAPRLLAPQTLTEATQVAFPGLTGVLPGYGHQKPNDWGLGFEIRDGKSPHWTGSASSPRTFGHFGQSGTFLWVDPDAGAACVALADRAFGPWAVEAWPQLTDAVLAELAQSA; this is encoded by the coding sequence ATGCAGAGCCTGCGGATGATCGAGAACTGGCCGGTGCCCACCGCTGCGGCCGCCGTCGTACGAGCCGATGGGTCGGTGGCCGGATCCTACGGCCCCCAGGAGCACCGCTTCCCGCTGGCGTCCGTCACCAAGCCGCTGGCCGCGTACGCCGCCCTGCTGGCCGTCGAGGAGGGCGCCGTCGAGCTGGACGAGCCGGCCGGGCCCGAGGGGTCCACGGTCCGTCACCTCCTCGCCCACACATCGGGGCTGGCCTTCGACGAGCAGCGCACGATGGCCGAGCCGGGCACCCGCAGGCTCTACTCCAACACCGGTTTCGAGGCGCTGGGCGATCACCTCGCCCAGGCGACGGACATCCCCTTCGCGCAGTATCTGCACGAGGCGGTGCTCGCGCCGCTCGGGATGACCGCGACGGACCTGCCCGGCTCACCCGCCAAGGACGGCGTCTCCACCGTCGCCGACCTGGTCCGGTTCGCCGCGGAGCTGCAGGCGCCGCGGCTGCTCGCACCGCAGACGCTCACGGAGGCGACGCAGGTGGCCTTCCCCGGTCTGACGGGGGTGCTGCCGGGCTACGGCCACCAGAAGCCCAACGACTGGGGCCTGGGCTTCGAGATCCGCGACGGGAAGTCGCCGCACTGGACCGGCAGCGCGTCCTCGCCCCGCACGTTCGGACACTTCGGGCAGTCCGGGACGTTCCTGTGGGTGGACCCGGACGCGGGCGCGGCGTGTGTGGCGCTGGCCGACCGGGCCTTCGGGCCGTGGGCCGTCGAGGCCTGGCCGCAGCTGACCGACGCGGTGCTGGCCGAGCTGGCGCAGTCGGCCTGA
- a CDS encoding pirin family protein encodes MIQVRRGHERYPGGDAEAGIESLHAFSFGPHFDPDNLRFGALIACNEERLAAGAGFDEHPHRDTEIVTWVVEGELTHRDSAGHATTVRPGDLQRLSSAGGVRHVERNDGAQPLRFVQMWLAPLAFGGEPSYEVVRGIADGTPYAVARAGALLHLRRLAEGERTAVPDGARAYVHVVRGAVRIGEERLEAGDEVRITDGVGLELRGLTAAECLVWEMGAESASG; translated from the coding sequence ATGATTCAGGTGCGCAGAGGCCATGAACGGTATCCGGGCGGGGACGCGGAGGCCGGGATCGAGTCGCTGCACGCGTTCTCCTTCGGGCCCCATTTCGACCCGGACAATCTGCGCTTCGGCGCGCTGATCGCCTGCAACGAGGAGCGGCTGGCGGCCGGCGCCGGTTTCGACGAGCATCCGCACCGCGACACGGAGATCGTGACCTGGGTGGTCGAGGGCGAGCTGACCCACCGCGACTCGGCCGGCCACGCGACCACGGTACGCCCCGGTGATCTCCAGCGGCTCAGCTCGGCCGGTGGCGTACGGCATGTGGAGCGCAACGACGGCGCGCAGCCGCTGCGCTTCGTCCAGATGTGGCTGGCGCCGCTCGCGTTCGGCGGTGAACCGTCGTACGAGGTGGTGCGCGGTATCGCCGACGGCACGCCGTACGCGGTCGCGCGGGCCGGGGCCCTGCTGCATCTGCGCCGCCTCGCCGAGGGCGAGCGCACCGCGGTCCCGGATGGCGCACGGGCGTATGTGCATGTGGTGCGCGGCGCCGTACGGATCGGCGAGGAGCGCCTGGAGGCCGGCGACGAGGTGCGGATCACCGACGGGGTGGGGCTGGAGCTGCGGGGGCTGACGGCGGCGGAGTGCCTGGTGTGGGAGATGGGGGCGGAGTCGGCGTCCGGGTGA
- a CDS encoding PucR family transcriptional regulator: MSEPASRDAHPHSATLRRLENSSGKLAAAAIARMDATLPWYRAMPPENRSWIGLVAQAGIAAFTEWFRHPETPQAISTDVFGTAPRELTRAITLRQTVEMVRTTIEVMESAIDEVAAPGDESVLREALLVYAREIAFATAQVYAQAAEARGAWDARLESLVVNAVLSGEADEGAVSRAAALGWNSPEHVCVVLGTAPDGDSELTVEAIRRAARHAKLQVLTGVLGSRLVVIAGGSDNPLKAAKALIGPYAAGAVVAGPVVSDLLAATRSAQAAAAGLRACAAWPDAPRPVLADDLLPERAMASDPVARDQLVEEIYRPLEEAGSALLETLSVYLEQASSLEGAARMLFVHPNTVRYRLRRVTDVTGWSPSDVRSAFTLRIALILGRLADGEAQP, translated from the coding sequence GTGTCTGAACCCGCATCGCGCGACGCGCACCCGCACTCCGCCACCCTCCGGCGCCTGGAGAATTCCTCCGGCAAACTGGCGGCCGCGGCCATCGCCCGCATGGACGCCACGCTGCCGTGGTACCGCGCGATGCCCCCGGAGAACCGCTCCTGGATCGGCCTGGTGGCACAGGCCGGTATCGCCGCTTTCACCGAGTGGTTCCGGCACCCGGAGACCCCACAGGCGATCAGCACCGATGTCTTCGGCACGGCGCCGCGCGAGCTGACCCGGGCGATCACCCTGCGGCAGACCGTGGAGATGGTCCGCACGACCATCGAGGTCATGGAGTCCGCGATCGACGAGGTCGCGGCCCCGGGCGACGAGTCCGTGCTGCGCGAGGCGCTGCTGGTCTACGCCCGGGAGATCGCCTTCGCCACCGCCCAGGTCTACGCCCAGGCCGCCGAGGCCCGCGGCGCGTGGGACGCCCGGCTGGAGTCGCTGGTGGTCAACGCGGTGCTGTCGGGCGAGGCCGACGAGGGCGCGGTCTCCCGCGCGGCGGCGCTGGGCTGGAACTCCCCCGAGCATGTGTGCGTGGTGCTGGGCACCGCCCCGGACGGGGACAGCGAACTGACCGTGGAGGCGATCCGGCGGGCCGCCCGGCACGCCAAGCTCCAGGTGCTGACCGGTGTGCTGGGCTCCCGCCTGGTGGTGATCGCGGGCGGCTCGGACAATCCGCTGAAGGCCGCGAAGGCGCTGATCGGCCCGTATGCCGCCGGTGCCGTGGTGGCTGGCCCGGTCGTCTCCGACCTGCTGGCCGCGACCCGCTCGGCACAGGCCGCTGCGGCCGGTCTGCGGGCGTGTGCCGCCTGGCCCGACGCGCCGCGGCCGGTGCTCGCCGACGATCTGCTGCCGGAGCGCGCGATGGCCTCGGACCCGGTCGCCCGCGACCAGCTGGTGGAGGAGATCTACAGACCGCTGGAGGAAGCGGGGTCGGCACTTCTGGAGACGCTGAGCGTTTACCTTGAGCAGGCGAGCAGCCTGGAGGGTGCCGCCCGGATGCTGTTCGTGCACCCCAACACCGTGCGCTATCGGCTGCGACGTGTGACCGACGTCACCGGCTGGTCACCCTCCGATGTGCGCTCGGCGTTCACCCTCCGTATCGCGTTGATTCTGGGGCGTCTGGCTGACGGTGAGGCGCAACCCTAG
- a CDS encoding ACP S-malonyltransferase: protein MLVLVAPGQGAQTPGFLTPWLDLPGVEDRLRAWSDAIDLDLIHYGTKADEEEIRDTAVAQPLLVASALISARQLFATADAVAAQVGAAAGHSVGELAAAALAGTVSDEAAMKLVRRRGQAMAEAAAVTETGMAALLGGDEAVVIPHLEQLGLTPANVNGAGQIVAAGTAEQIAALVENKPEGTRRVVPLKVAGAFHTHHMAPAVSALESATTQLSVADPLTRYVSNKDGQLVSSGQELVQRLVGQVANPVRWDLCMETFKELGVTALIEAAPGGTLTGLAKRALPGVQTLALKTPDDLDAARTLIAGHADNAAPAE, encoded by the coding sequence GTGCTCGTACTCGTCGCTCCCGGCCAAGGCGCTCAGACGCCCGGCTTCCTGACTCCCTGGCTCGACCTCCCCGGTGTCGAGGACCGGCTCCGTGCCTGGTCGGACGCCATCGACCTGGACCTGATCCACTACGGCACCAAGGCGGACGAGGAGGAGATCCGCGACACCGCGGTGGCGCAGCCGCTGCTGGTGGCCTCCGCCCTGATCTCCGCCCGGCAGCTCTTCGCGACGGCCGACGCCGTCGCCGCGCAGGTCGGCGCCGCGGCCGGCCACAGCGTCGGTGAGCTGGCCGCCGCCGCGCTGGCCGGCACGGTCTCCGACGAGGCCGCGATGAAGCTGGTGCGCCGGCGCGGCCAGGCGATGGCCGAGGCCGCCGCCGTCACCGAGACCGGTATGGCCGCCCTGCTGGGCGGTGACGAGGCCGTCGTCATCCCGCATCTGGAGCAGTTGGGCCTGACCCCGGCCAATGTGAACGGCGCCGGCCAGATCGTCGCCGCCGGCACGGCCGAGCAGATCGCCGCTCTGGTCGAGAACAAGCCGGAGGGCACTCGCCGGGTCGTACCGCTGAAGGTGGCCGGCGCGTTCCATACTCACCACATGGCACCCGCTGTCTCGGCTCTGGAATCGGCGACCACCCAGCTGTCGGTCGCCGATCCGCTCACGCGCTACGTCTCCAACAAGGACGGTCAGCTGGTCTCCTCCGGCCAGGAACTGGTGCAGCGGCTGGTGGGCCAGGTGGCCAACCCCGTGCGCTGGGACCTGTGCATGGAGACCTTCAAGGAGCTCGGTGTCACCGCGCTCATCGAGGCGGCTCCCGGTGGCACGCTCACCGGTCTGGCCAAGCGCGCGCTGCCCGGCGTGCAGACCCTCGCCCTCAAGACGCCCGACGACCTCGACGCGGCCCGCACGCTGATCGCCGGACACGCCGACAACGCTGCACCGGCCGAATAG
- a CDS encoding ketoacyl-ACP synthase III, whose product MTSKIKPSKGAPYARIMGVGGYRPTRVVPNEEILKHIDSSDEWIRSRSGIATRHWASPEETVATMSVEASGKAIADAGITPEQIGAVIVSTVSHFKQTPAIATEIAHRIGAGKPAAFDISAGCAGFGYGLTLAKGLVTEGSAEYVLVLGVERLSDLTDLEDRATAFLFGDGAGAVIVGPATEPAIGPTVWGSEGDKSETIKQTLGWDVYRSTPLPGGDAPEGRPAPEEIRYPAITQEGQSVFRWAVFEMAKVAQQALDVAGVSPDDLDVFIPHQANMRIIDSMVKTLKLPESVTVARDVETTGNTSAASIPLAMERLLATGQAKSGDTALVIGFGAGLVYAATVVTLP is encoded by the coding sequence ATGACCTCGAAGATCAAGCCCTCGAAGGGCGCCCCGTATGCGCGGATCATGGGCGTCGGCGGATACCGCCCGACCCGTGTCGTGCCCAACGAGGAGATCCTCAAGCACATCGACTCGTCCGACGAGTGGATCCGCTCACGGTCCGGCATCGCGACCCGCCACTGGGCGAGCCCCGAGGAGACCGTCGCGACCATGTCGGTCGAGGCATCGGGCAAGGCGATCGCCGACGCGGGCATCACGCCCGAGCAGATCGGCGCCGTGATCGTCTCCACCGTTTCGCACTTCAAGCAGACCCCGGCCATCGCGACCGAGATCGCGCACCGCATCGGTGCCGGCAAGCCGGCCGCGTTCGACATCTCGGCGGGCTGCGCCGGCTTCGGCTACGGCCTGACCCTGGCCAAGGGCCTGGTGACCGAGGGCTCGGCGGAGTACGTCCTGGTCCTCGGCGTCGAGCGGCTCTCGGACCTGACCGACCTGGAGGACCGCGCGACGGCCTTCCTGTTCGGTGACGGCGCCGGCGCGGTGATCGTCGGCCCGGCCACGGAGCCCGCGATCGGCCCGACCGTCTGGGGCTCGGAGGGCGACAAGTCCGAGACCATCAAGCAGACCCTCGGCTGGGACGTCTACCGTTCCACCCCGCTCCCCGGAGGGGACGCGCCCGAGGGCCGCCCGGCTCCGGAGGAGATCCGGTACCCCGCCATCACCCAGGAGGGCCAGTCGGTCTTCCGGTGGGCGGTGTTCGAGATGGCCAAGGTCGCCCAGCAGGCGCTGGACGTGGCCGGAGTCAGCCCGGACGACCTGGACGTCTTCATCCCGCACCAGGCCAACATGCGGATCATCGACTCGATGGTGAAGACTCTGAAGCTGCCGGAGAGCGTGACGGTCGCCCGCGACGTGGAGACCACCGGCAACACCTCGGCAGCCTCCATTCCGCTCGCCATGGAGCGGCTGTTGGCGACCGGGCAGGCCAAGAGCGGCGACACCGCGCTGGTCATCGGCTTCGGGGCGGGTCTCGTCTACGCCGCGACGGTCGTTACCCTCCCCTAG
- a CDS encoding acyl carrier protein: protein MAATQEEIVAGLAEIVNEIAGIPTEDVQVDKSFTDDLDVDSLSMVEVVVAAEERFDVKIPDDDVKNLKTVGDATEYILKHQS from the coding sequence ATGGCCGCCACTCAGGAAGAGATCGTCGCCGGTCTCGCCGAGATCGTGAACGAGATCGCCGGGATCCCCACCGAGGACGTCCAGGTGGACAAGTCCTTCACCGACGACCTGGACGTCGACTCGCTGTCCATGGTCGAGGTCGTCGTCGCCGCCGAAGAGCGCTTCGACGTGAAGATCCCGGACGACGACGTCAAGAACCTCAAGACGGTCGGCGACGCGACCGAGTACATCCTCAAGCACCAGAGCTGA
- the fabF gene encoding beta-ketoacyl-ACP synthase II, with protein MNATNRTVVVTGIGATTPLGGDSASTWEALLAGRSGVSLLEQDWAAELPVRIAGQIAVEPTEILPRPQARKLDRSAQFALVAAQEAWKDAGFAAKAGEDASVDPDRLGAVIASGIGGVTTLLDQYDVLKEKGVRRVSPHTVPMLMPNSPSANVGIEFNARAGVHTPVSACASGAEAIGYAIEMIRSGRADVVVAGGTEAAIHPLPIVAFGNMMAMSKNNDDPQGASRPWDVDRNGFVLGEGAGVIVLESEEHAKARGARVYAEAVGQGISSDAHHITQPEPSGNGIAAALQNLLDNTDLKPAEIVHVNAHATSTPAGDVGELRALRKAFGDDVDHMAVTSTKSMTGHLLGGAGGIETVATVLALKNRVAPPTINIDNLDPEAQADIVRGEPRALPEGRIAALNDSFGFGGHNVVLAFRSV; from the coding sequence GTGAACGCGACCAATCGCACCGTGGTCGTCACCGGTATCGGCGCAACCACACCGCTGGGTGGCGACAGCGCTTCGACTTGGGAGGCCCTGCTCGCCGGACGTTCCGGCGTCAGCCTTCTCGAGCAGGACTGGGCGGCCGAGCTGCCCGTCCGTATCGCCGGCCAGATCGCCGTGGAACCCACCGAGATCCTGCCCCGCCCGCAGGCCCGCAAGCTGGACCGCTCGGCGCAGTTCGCGCTCGTCGCGGCCCAGGAGGCCTGGAAGGACGCGGGCTTCGCCGCCAAGGCGGGCGAGGACGCGTCGGTCGATCCGGACCGGCTCGGCGCCGTCATCGCCTCCGGCATCGGCGGCGTGACGACCCTGCTGGACCAGTACGACGTGCTCAAGGAGAAGGGCGTACGCCGCGTCTCCCCGCACACCGTGCCGATGCTGATGCCCAACTCGCCGTCCGCCAACGTGGGCATCGAGTTCAACGCCCGCGCCGGTGTGCACACGCCGGTCTCGGCGTGCGCGTCGGGCGCGGAGGCCATCGGCTACGCGATCGAGATGATCCGCTCGGGCCGCGCCGACGTCGTCGTCGCCGGTGGCACCGAGGCCGCCATCCACCCGCTGCCGATCGTGGCCTTCGGCAACATGATGGCGATGTCCAAGAACAACGACGACCCGCAGGGCGCCTCCCGCCCCTGGGACGTCGACCGCAACGGCTTCGTGCTCGGCGAGGGCGCGGGCGTGATCGTCCTGGAGTCCGAGGAGCACGCCAAGGCGCGCGGCGCGCGCGTCTACGCGGAGGCCGTCGGCCAGGGCATCTCCTCCGACGCCCACCACATCACGCAGCCCGAGCCGTCCGGCAACGGCATCGCCGCGGCGCTGCAGAACCTGCTCGACAACACCGACCTCAAGCCCGCCGAGATCGTGCACGTCAACGCGCACGCGACCTCGACGCCGGCCGGTGACGTCGGGGAGCTGAGGGCGCTGCGCAAGGCCTTCGGCGACGACGTCGACCACATGGCGGTCACCAGCACGAAGTCGATGACCGGTCACCTCCTGGGCGGCGCCGGCGGTATCGAGACGGTGGCCACGGTCCTCGCGCTCAAGAACCGTGTCGCCCCGCCGACGATCAACATCGACAACCTCGACCCCGAGGCGCAGGCGGACATCGTGCGCGGCGAGCCGCGCGCGCTGCCCGAGGGCCGGATCGCGGCCCTGAACGACTCGTTCGGCTTCGGCGGCCACAACGTGGTGCTGGCCTTCCGTTCGGTCTGA
- a CDS encoding NAD(P)-dependent oxidoreductase: MADNNSSDALSVAVLGTGIMGAAMARNLARAGLDVRAWNRTRARAEPLAADGVRVAGTPAEAVDGAEVVLTMLLDGDAVLDAIRQAADALPAGALWLQTSTVGVESLPSLARFADEHRLRFVDAPVLGTKAPAEKGDLTILAAGPQDVRERAERVFGIVGSRTQWIGEDAGSGTASRLKLVVNNWVLTVINGTGESLALAEALGVDPRAFLDAVAGGALDLPYLRLKSELILSGDYPPSFTVSAARKDARLITEAARDAGVRMDLAEAAGERFRRAEEQGHGEKDGAAAYFASFGG, from the coding sequence ATGGCCGACAACAACTCTTCCGACGCCCTGTCAGTAGCGGTGCTCGGCACCGGAATCATGGGTGCGGCGATGGCCCGCAACCTCGCGAGGGCGGGTCTGGACGTCCGTGCCTGGAACCGTACGCGCGCCAGGGCCGAGCCGCTGGCCGCCGACGGGGTCAGGGTCGCCGGCACTCCCGCCGAGGCGGTGGACGGCGCCGAGGTGGTCCTCACGATGCTGCTGGACGGGGACGCCGTCCTGGACGCGATCAGGCAGGCGGCGGACGCGCTGCCGGCCGGTGCCCTGTGGCTCCAGACGAGCACGGTCGGCGTCGAGTCCCTGCCGTCGCTCGCCCGGTTCGCCGACGAGCACCGCCTGCGGTTCGTCGACGCCCCGGTGCTGGGCACCAAGGCCCCTGCGGAGAAGGGGGACTTGACGATCCTGGCGGCCGGTCCCCAGGACGTCAGGGAGCGCGCCGAGCGCGTATTCGGCATTGTCGGGAGCCGGACCCAGTGGATCGGCGAGGACGCGGGGAGCGGGACCGCCAGCCGTCTCAAGCTCGTCGTCAACAACTGGGTGCTCACGGTCATCAACGGTACGGGTGAGTCCCTCGCGCTCGCCGAGGCGCTCGGAGTGGACCCGCGCGCCTTCCTCGACGCGGTCGCCGGCGGGGCGCTCGACCTGCCGTACCTGCGGCTGAAATCCGAGCTGATCCTGTCCGGCGACTACCCGCCGAGCTTCACGGTGTCCGCGGCCCGCAAGGACGCCCGGCTCATCACGGAGGCCGCCCGGGACGCCGGCGTAAGGATGGATCTGGCCGAGGCCGCCGGCGAGCGCTTCCGGCGGGCCGAGGAGCAGGGCCACGGCGAAAAGGACGGCGCGGCCGCGTACTTCGCGAGCTTCGGGGGCTGA
- a CDS encoding DUF3145 domain-containing protein — translation MTTRGVLYVHSAPRALCPHVEWAVAGVLGVRVNLDWIRQPASPGTWRAEFSWQGEAGTASKLASALRGWHLLRFEVTAEPCSTAEGERYSSTPDLGIFHAVTGIHGDILIPEDRLRAAVARSARGETELAAEVDKLLGKPWDDELEPFRYAGEGAPVRWLHQVV, via the coding sequence GTGACGACACGTGGAGTTCTGTACGTCCACTCCGCTCCGCGCGCGCTGTGCCCGCACGTCGAATGGGCCGTCGCGGGCGTCCTCGGTGTGCGCGTCAATCTCGACTGGATCCGCCAGCCCGCGTCCCCGGGCACCTGGAGAGCCGAGTTCTCGTGGCAGGGGGAGGCCGGTACCGCCTCCAAACTCGCCTCCGCGCTGCGCGGCTGGCATCTGCTGCGCTTCGAAGTGACCGCGGAACCCTGCTCCACCGCCGAGGGCGAGCGCTACAGCTCCACCCCCGACCTGGGCATCTTCCATGCCGTCACGGGCATCCACGGCGACATCCTCATCCCCGAGGACCGGCTGCGCGCCGCGGTCGCCCGCTCGGCGCGCGGCGAGACCGAGCTGGCCGCCGAGGTCGACAAGCTCCTCGGAAAGCCCTGGGACGACGAGCTGGAGCCCTTCCGTTACGCGGGCGAGGGCGCCCCGGTCCGCTGGCTCCACCAGGTCGTCTAG